The following are from one region of the Heliangelus exortis chromosome 2, bHelExo1.hap1, whole genome shotgun sequence genome:
- the LOC139792780 gene encoding ovalbumin-like isoform X2 gives MGSIGAASTEFCFDVFKELKFQHVNENIIISPLSIISALSMVYLGAREDTRAQIDKVVHFDKITGFGEAIESQCPTSESVHASLKDTFSQLTKPSDNYSLAFASRLYAEETYPILPEYLQCVKELYKGGLETINFQTAAEQARQVINSWVESQTDGMIKSLLQPSSVDPQTEMVLVNAIYFKGLWERAFKDEDTQEVPFKITEQESKPVQMMSQIGSFKVEVVDSEKVKILELPYASGQLSMLVLLPDDVSGLEQLESSITVEKLIEWISSNTKEERNIKVYLPRMKIEEKYNLTSVLVALGITDLFSSSANLSGISSAESLKISEAVHEAFVEIQEAGSEVVGSPGPEVEVTSVSEEWRADHPFLFLIKHNPTNSILFFGRYISP, from the exons ATGGGCTCCATCGGTGCAGCAAgcacagaattttgttttgatgTGTTCAAGGAGCTAAAATTCCAGCATGTGAATGAGAACATCATTATCTCCCCTCTGAGTATCATTTCAGCTCTGTCCATGGTCTACCTAGGTGCAAGAGAAGACACCAGGGCTCAGATAGACAAG GTTGTTCACTTTGACAAAATCACAGGATTTGGAGAGGCAATTGAATCTCAG TGCCCCACATCTGAAAGTGTCCATGCTTCACTTAAAGACACATTCAGCCAACTCACCAAACCAAGTGACAATTATTCACTCGCTTTTGCCAGCAGACTCTACGCTGAAGAGACATACCCAATCCTACCA GAATACTTACAATGTGTGAAGGAACTGTACAAAGGAGGCTTGGAAACTATCAACTTTCAAACAGCTGCAGAACAAGCCAGACAGGTCATCAATTCCTGGGTTGAAAGTCAGACAGATG GAATGATCAAAAGTCTCCTTCAACCAAGCTCTGTGGATCCCCAAACAGAAATGGTCCTTGTCAATGCCATTTACTTCAAAGGATTATGGGAGAGAGCATTTAAGGATGAAGACACCCAGGAAGTGCCTTTCAAAATAACTGAG CAAGAAAGCAAACCCGTGCAGATGATGTCTCAGATTGGTTCATTTAAAGTGGAAGTCGTGGATTCTGAGAAAGTGAAGATCCTGGAGCTTCCCTATGCCAGTGGGCAGCTGAGCATGTTGGTGCTGTTGCCTGATGATGTCTCTGGCCTGGAGCAG CTTGAGTCTTCAATCACTGTTGAAAAACTCATCGAGTGGATCAGTTCTAAcacaaaggaagagaggaaCATCAAAGTGTACCTCCCCCGCATGAAAATTGAGGAAAAATATAACCTCACATCTGTCTTAGTGGCCTTGGGTATCACTGACCTGTTCAGTTCCTCAGCCAATCTCTCTGGCATCTCTTCAGCAGAGAGCCTGAAGATTTCTGAAGCTGTCCATGAGGCATTTGTGGAAATCCAGGAAGCAGGCAGTGAGGTGGTAGGCTCACCAGGACCTGAGGTGGAGGTTACAAGTGTCTCTGAAGAGTGGAGGGCTGACCaccctttcctcttcttgatCAAGCACAACCCAACCAACAGCATCCTCTTCTTTGGCAGATACATTTCTCcttaa
- the LOC139792775 gene encoding leukocyte elastase inhibitor-like yields METLNKANTSFALDFFKHECQEDGDKNILFSPLSISSALATVYLGAKGNTADQMAKVLHFNKAEEAKNVTTTIKMRVYSRTEERVSNRCACFQKRETGKSDNIHTGFKALNSEINQPTKNYLLKSVNQLYGEKKLSFSKEYLQLAKKYYNAEPQSVDFVGAAEEIRREINSRVEHQTEGKIQNLLPPGSVDSLTRLVLTNALYFKGNWATKFEAEATRQRPFRMNTNTTKPVPMMYLSDKFNWTYVESVQMDVLELPYVNNDLSMFILLPKDITGLKKLERELTVENLSAWTNPELMEKIKVEVYLPRFTLEEKYDLKSTLSRMGIQDAFIEGQADFTGMSETGELFLSQVFHKCYVEVNEEGTEAAAASSATLASRSLGAAVIFVADHPFLFFIRHNKTKSILFLGRFSSP; encoded by the exons ATGGAAActttaaataaagcaaacacaagCTTTGCTCTCGACTTTTTTAAACATGAGTGTCAGGAAGATGGTGATAAGAACATATTGTTCTCCCCTTTGAGTATTTCATCTGCCCTGGCTACTGTTTATTTAGGAGCCAAAGGTAACACTGCAGATCAGATGGCAAAG GTTCTTCACTTTAACAAAGCTGAAGAAGCCAAAAATGTCACCACAACCATAAAAATGCGAGTCTATTCCAGAACAGAAGAGCGTGTATCAAATCGATGTGCCTGTTTCCAGAAG aGAGAAACTGGCAAATCTGATAATATCCATACTGGATTTAAAGCACTCAACTCTGAAATCAACCAACCCACTAAAAATTATCTGCTTAAAAGTGTCAACCAGttatatggagaaaaaaaattgtctttcagTAAG GAATACTTACAATTAGCTAAGAAATATTACAATGCAGAGCCACAATCAGTTGACTTtgtgggagcagcagaggaaatcAGAAGAGAGATCAACTCCAGGGTTGAACACCAGACTGAAG GTAAAATCCAAaatctgctgcctcctggatCTGTAGATTCACTCACCAGACTGGTCCTGACAAATGCACTTTACTTCAAAGGAAACTGGGCAACAAAGTTTGAAGCTGAAGCTACCAGGCAAAGGCCTTTCAGAATGAACACG AATACAACTAAACCAGTGCCAATGATGTACCTGAGTGATAAATTTAACTGGACCTACGTAGAATCAGTCCAGATGGATGTTCTTGAGCTTCCGTATGTCAACAATGACCTCAGCATGTTTATCCTGCTACCAAAAGACATCACTGGCCTAAAAAAG CTGGAAAGAGAACTGACTGTTGAAAACCTATCTGCATGGACCAACCCAGAATTAATGGAGAAAATTAAAGTGGAAGTTTATCTGCCCAGGTTCACATTAGAAGAGAAATACGACCTTAAATCTACTTTAAGCAGGATGGGCATACAAGATGCTTTCATTGAGGGTCAAGCTGATTTCACAGGAATGTCAGAGACTGGCGAATTGTTTTTGTCACAAGTTTTTCACAAGTGTTATGTGGAAGTCAATGAAGAAggcacagaggcagcagctgccagttCAGCTACTCTGGCATCACGAAGTCTTGgtgctgctgttatttttgtgGCAGATcaccctttcctcttttttatcAGGCACAACAAGACCAAGAGCATCCTCTTCTTGGGGAGGTTCTCTTCCCCCTAG
- the LOC139792776 gene encoding heterochromatin-associated protein MENT-like: MELVSASVGKFTVDLFNKLNETNKGKNIFFSPWSISSALALTYLGADSNTATEMAEVLHFTQPVGNEGSSSGTRPSRGQPKRRKMDTEHKQAEDTHSGFKEVLTAINKPRSTYSLRSANRIYVEKNFPLLPRYIQLSKNYYKAEPQEVNFKTAPEQSRKEINAWVGKQTEGKIKNLLSSQDVAKHTQLILVNAIYFKAEWETKFQAGKTDLQPFRLSKNKTKPVKMMHMRDTFSVLIMETMNFKIIELPYVKHELSMFILLPDDIKDSTTGLEQLERELTYEKLSEWTDSKKMTKTLVDLYLPKFKMEERYDLSDNLNSIGMHSAFSSNADFSAMVEKGNVQISKVFHKSFVAVDEEGTEAAAATAVIIALTSAFARRALKFKVDHPFHFFIRHNKSKTILFFGRFCSPLE, encoded by the exons ATGGAACTGGTGTCAGCATCAGTTGGCAAGTTTACAGTTGATCTTTTCAACAAGCTGAATGAGACCAACAAGggcaaaaacattttcttttccccttggAGTATATCATCTGCTCTGGCTCTGACATACCTGGGTGCAGACAGCAATACAGCAACAGAGATGGCAGAG GTTCTTCACTTCACTCAACCAGTAGGGAATGAAGGCTCTTCTTCTGGGACCAGACCCTCTCGGGGACAaccaaagagaaggaaaatg GACACAGAGCACAAGCAAGCTGAAGACACCCATTCTGGCTTCAAAGAGGTCCTTACTGCCATTAACAAACCCAGAAGCACCTACTCACTGAGAAGTGCCAACCGCAtctatgtggaaaaaaatttcccatTACTGCCT agatacATACAGCTCAGTAAGAACTACTACAAAGCAGAGCCACAGGAGGTTAACTTTAAGACAGCACCGGAACAATCCAGAAAGGAAATCAACGCTTGGGTTGGAAAACAAACCGAGG GCAAAATCAAGAATTTGCTGAGTTCACAAGATGTGGCAAAACACACCCAGCTGATCCTGGTAAATGCCATTTACTTCAAGGCAGAATGGGAAACAAAATTTCAGGCAGGAAAAACAGATCTGCAACCCTTCCGACTGAGCAAG aacaaGACCAAGCCTGTGAAGATGATGCATATGAGAGATACGTTTTCAGTTCTCATTATGGAAACAatgaatttcaaaattattgAGTTGCCGTATGTGAAACATGAACTCAGTATGTTCATCCTCCTTCCTGATGACATCAAAGACAGCACTACGGGTCTTGAACAG CTGGAAAGAGAACTCACGTATGAGAAGCTATCCGAATGGACTGATTCCAAGAAGATGACTAAAACTCTTGTGGATCTGTACCTACCTAAGTTCAAAATGGAGGAGAGATATGACCTCAGCGATAATCTGAACAGCATAGGGATGCACAGTGCCTTCAGCAGCAATGCTGATTTCAGTGCAATGGTTGAGAAGGGTAATGTGCAGATCTCCAAGGTTTTTCACAAGTCCTTTGTTGCAGTTGATGAGGAAGGcactgaggcagctgctgctactgctgtaATTATTGCATTAACAAGTGCATTTGCGAGACGTGCTCTGAAATTTAAGGTTGACCACCCTTTCCACTTCTTCATCAGACACAACAAATCCAAGACCATCCTCTTTTTTGGCAGATTCTGCTCTCCCCTAGAATGA
- the LOC139792780 gene encoding ovalbumin-like isoform X1: protein MKTEYFLIIVTVFLLFVLDNTGFTMGSIGAASTEFCFDVFKELKFQHVNENIIISPLSIISALSMVYLGAREDTRAQIDKVVHFDKITGFGEAIESQCPTSESVHASLKDTFSQLTKPSDNYSLAFASRLYAEETYPILPEYLQCVKELYKGGLETINFQTAAEQARQVINSWVESQTDGMIKSLLQPSSVDPQTEMVLVNAIYFKGLWERAFKDEDTQEVPFKITEQESKPVQMMSQIGSFKVEVVDSEKVKILELPYASGQLSMLVLLPDDVSGLEQLESSITVEKLIEWISSNTKEERNIKVYLPRMKIEEKYNLTSVLVALGITDLFSSSANLSGISSAESLKISEAVHEAFVEIQEAGSEVVGSPGPEVEVTSVSEEWRADHPFLFLIKHNPTNSILFFGRYISP from the exons ATGAAAACAGAGTATTTCCTCATTATTGTAActgtatttttgctgtttgttttagACAATACAGGTTTCACAATGGGCTCCATCGGTGCAGCAAgcacagaattttgttttgatgTGTTCAAGGAGCTAAAATTCCAGCATGTGAATGAGAACATCATTATCTCCCCTCTGAGTATCATTTCAGCTCTGTCCATGGTCTACCTAGGTGCAAGAGAAGACACCAGGGCTCAGATAGACAAG GTTGTTCACTTTGACAAAATCACAGGATTTGGAGAGGCAATTGAATCTCAG TGCCCCACATCTGAAAGTGTCCATGCTTCACTTAAAGACACATTCAGCCAACTCACCAAACCAAGTGACAATTATTCACTCGCTTTTGCCAGCAGACTCTACGCTGAAGAGACATACCCAATCCTACCA GAATACTTACAATGTGTGAAGGAACTGTACAAAGGAGGCTTGGAAACTATCAACTTTCAAACAGCTGCAGAACAAGCCAGACAGGTCATCAATTCCTGGGTTGAAAGTCAGACAGATG GAATGATCAAAAGTCTCCTTCAACCAAGCTCTGTGGATCCCCAAACAGAAATGGTCCTTGTCAATGCCATTTACTTCAAAGGATTATGGGAGAGAGCATTTAAGGATGAAGACACCCAGGAAGTGCCTTTCAAAATAACTGAG CAAGAAAGCAAACCCGTGCAGATGATGTCTCAGATTGGTTCATTTAAAGTGGAAGTCGTGGATTCTGAGAAAGTGAAGATCCTGGAGCTTCCCTATGCCAGTGGGCAGCTGAGCATGTTGGTGCTGTTGCCTGATGATGTCTCTGGCCTGGAGCAG CTTGAGTCTTCAATCACTGTTGAAAAACTCATCGAGTGGATCAGTTCTAAcacaaaggaagagaggaaCATCAAAGTGTACCTCCCCCGCATGAAAATTGAGGAAAAATATAACCTCACATCTGTCTTAGTGGCCTTGGGTATCACTGACCTGTTCAGTTCCTCAGCCAATCTCTCTGGCATCTCTTCAGCAGAGAGCCTGAAGATTTCTGAAGCTGTCCATGAGGCATTTGTGGAAATCCAGGAAGCAGGCAGTGAGGTGGTAGGCTCACCAGGACCTGAGGTGGAGGTTACAAGTGTCTCTGAAGAGTGGAGGGCTGACCaccctttcctcttcttgatCAAGCACAACCCAACCAACAGCATCCTCTTCTTTGGCAGATACATTTCTCcttaa